The window ACATGTTATATTTTAGCCAAATagagtttgtttgttttgtaaAAAAATGGAGTTTTAGAAGTAATTAAGTAGAGAGTACTAAAGATAAGCTCATCTACACGATTGTTAAGTGGCGATAAGAAGGAAAGAGTCGAGAGACAGAGAAGGAGAAGCTGTTCGCTGTTGGTTGTTGATGATACTTCACGCGTATTAGTAGTGGGCActcgtcttcgtcttcgtctcATGACGCGGCTTCGCTACGGCTTTTTCACAAACACTTaatacccaacccaacccaacccaacccaacccaaaatcaAACATAACATTTAACAGTTAGTTTCGTCTCTCTTTCACTCGGTATCTTCCCAATAACTCCGTGTCCTCTCCTTCGCCTTCTGCGTCCAGATTCACAGACGCATAGCCCTGCGTAGCTTTCCAGCAATCCAGAAGAAACTGAGAATCAATCTAAGCAATTctacagagaaagagagaaggagagggacAAGGAGATGCTGCGTTCGTGTTACCGACCACTGGAGCGATGCTTCGGAAGAAGAGGAGGCGACGGACTTCTCTGGCACATGGACTTGAAACCACATGCCTCTGGGGATTATTCGATCGCAGTCGTTCAAGCTAACTCATCCCTTGAAGATCAAAGCCAAGTTTTTACCTCTCCTTTCGCCACTTACGTTGGCGTCTACGACGGCCACGGCGGCCCCGAAGCGTCTCGCTTCATCAACGGCCACCTATTTCCTCATCTTCAAAGTACCCAATCTTATTCTTCTACCTGTTTTATTTCCCTTTCTGCTCTTTTTCCTATTGGTTACGACAATTTACTAAATTAAGTTCCTGTATTTCTACAGAGTTTGCCACGGAGCAAGGGGGATTGTCCGCAGATGTCATAAAGAAAGCGTTCGATGCCACTGAGGAGGAATTCTTGCATCTGGTGAAGCGTTCCTGGCCGGCCCGCCCGCAGATCGCATCAGTGGGGTCGTGCTGTTTGGTTGGGGCCATCTCTAATGATGTTCTGTATGTAGCCAATCTTGGGGACTCCAGGGCCGTTCTTGGCCGAAGGGCATCCGAGGGCCGGAAGATCCCCGTGGTGGCGGAACGGTTGTCCACCGATCACAATGTTGCAGTTGAGGAGGTGAGAAAGGAGGTCGAGGCGCTCCATCCCGATGATTCTCATATCGTGGTTAACAGTCGTGGAGTTTGGCGGATTAAGGGCATAATTCAGGTATTATCGAGAGCTATGATTTCGACTTTCTTGTTCTTGGTGCTTCTGCTGTCACTGTGTTACTCTGATTCCCTCTTTTTCCAACTCTCCATGTGTTTCTCCATTCATGATTGTTGATGGTTCTTTTGGACTATGAATGATGTACAGTCTAGGGCGAGTACCGATCATGATCATTAATGATTTAATTTTGCTGGGGAAAGTGGATCTTAGGAAAGCTCATTCGAAAGTTACTCATTGAATTCGAAGGCAAATTGGATCCTTGTGGGTTCTGCCACTTTATACTAGTTCAATCTGGTTTGAATAGAAAGTTGCAGTTACATAGCAAATCCATCAAGCTCTGAAGCATGAATTAGCTTGCGGGTTGGTGTTGAATACTATTTATGGTCTATCTTTATGGTGTAAGCTTCATGGAATCTATAATTTGGTACAGAAAAGGATGTTACCTATTGTCTTGTTAACTCATTTTTCGCAGTTCTAGACAGTTGTTCTACTCTGGATACTTATACAAATCAATGATTTATCTTTTCATTCTATGCGGATTTGACACTTTCAAACCTCTGGTAACTTTTGTGGGCATAATTTGCATTTAATGGCTACTTGTGTACCTAGGAAATCAAATTATTTGGAAGGGCAGTAAGAAATTTATGGTTTACCGATGATGAAATGTATGTTAGATGCTTTGGGATTTGTTAGTTTTACAAGCTTTCATATATTTATCACTCCATTCAGCAGTTGTTTCTTATTATTAATAATCTTATACTGCCAATGTTGCATGGGGGTACTAGCATGAGTAAGTTGCATCATATACACAAAAACAAAGGCATAACCGGAAAATGGATTATGTGTGCTTTTGACTGTGCTTAGATGATGATTTATAATTTCAAATAAGATTACAATAGTTTATATCATTGGTTATCTTCTTTATATCACATTTCAGTGATAGGCAGAAAAAGACATGTTTATAGTGTCTGCCTATATCAGACAGCCAAGCAGAAAATCTATCCATCTTGGaagaccctctctctctctctctctctgtgtgggtgtgtgtctgtgtgtctTGTGTTTTTGCCATATGGAAATTAGATTTAGTCAGATGCTTAAGATATAGGATAGGTGGAAAAGTTCCTATTGATGCTGAATGATTGTAGTCCATACCTCTTGAAGAATCTATATCTtcctactttttcttttcttttaacctttatctcccccccccccctttttttttctctttagctATTTCTATGTTCCACCTTTTGTATGCCCTAGAataccccccacccaaaaaaagaaaaaatcaactgTGATTTTTCCATGGGTGATGATGGCCTCTACTATTGCACAAGCATTTTCTTTGGCTGCTGCCTTCACTTCATATGATCCTTTTAAGGTTGCAACAACTCTTCCCGCATCATTTCTCTTCTAGCTTCCAAACCCTCAAAAAAATATGTGTGCttcacctccccccccccccccccaaaaaaaaaaaaaaaatccttctaaAGAAATGTTGGTTATTTGAAGGTTGCTCAATAATTTTACAAATCTTGGCTGGAAAGTTATCTTTATGTGCGAGGATGATTTCGTAAGTAATGATCAATTATTGGCTGGAAAATACAATCCCCAGTTTTGTCGTAGGGAAATGAAATTCAACTCTTCGAAAGAAGAGATGCTGGATGCGCCATTATTTGTATATAGGTCATGAAGGAAGGAGCTGTAAAACAAGATATTGTTTGTCGTTATcttttgatgattctcttcGAACATAAACCCCTCTTTAGACATTATCTTGTTCTGTAcctttgtctttcttcttttctttttgttctttttggtTTAGTAAAAGCCTTATGTTCTATCTCGCGAACAACAAAAGAgggaaggaggaaaaaaaaaaaaggggtgggggtcCTTATATTCCATTATACTCATGGATCAAATCAGTGTTGCAGAAAAGGTGCCAAATGCCTTATCTCTTTGTCATTTATCCTTTGAGGGATCACATGTTATGCTTCTTGGGGCACACTCTCGTGCttctaagtaaaaaaaaaaaatgttgtattTATTCAATACTTGGTATGTACATGTAGACCAGGAAGAGAATACTGTTAGACTACTCAGGATATGCAAATTTCCCTGTAGATTCTGGTTACGTCCTTGTCTATCGTGTCATAATATTGCATTATTGCTCATCATCATGTAAGGTGATTAACATTAATGCTTtcctttgaagacttgaagttcATCTTTGGGTCTAGCATGCACTTTCAGGCTTTCAAGCACAGCTGTAGCCTGGATATGCTAGTTTATCTACACATTGTTGGTCACTTTTGGAACTTCTCTGATCTATTCTACTCAgacttcatatataaaatatgGGAAATTTCGTTTGAAGAATACTGAAGTTAATTTCTCTCTTGTTGGGTACTATTTTTCATGTCATTCGTAATTCAGAATTGTCTGATGAAAATTAGAGGTATGCTTTTCTAATGATTTATCTGTTTTCTAGGTGTCAAGATCTATTGGAGATATCTATCTCAAAAAACCTGAGTTCAATAGGGACCCCCTTTTCCAGCAATTTGGATTTCCGGTCCCTCTTAAACGACCAGTGATGACAGCGGAACCCTCAATCCAGATTAGAAAGCTAAAGCCACATGACTTATTCTTGATTTTCGCATCAGATGGACTGTGGGAGCAGCTAAGTGATGAAGCAGCCGTAGAAATTGTGTTCAACAACCCAAGAGCTGTAAGCACTGCATTGCTACCTTGCCTTATCATTTCCATTACTATTTGCTatttagtatttatgcattcacTGGGGTAAAAATGTTGTCAGTATGATGGGAtcggctgggctgggctgggctataGGGGCTTCCTTGTCAGCATGTTCAATATTTGCTTGTACAtaattgttgtctcctggggtatTGGGCTAGTCTGGGTCATTGTTTTACGTATTTGGATCAGATAAGGCAACTCCACCAAGCCTACTTAGTAGTGGTGGAGCCCCAATCAACTGATGCAAAACTGGACCCTAATCAATTCGCTGACCAGGTCTGTTTACCAATGTTTACCATGGATACCCAGCCTGGATCGGCTTGCCCCTGGATTCTGAGTTGTAAATCCTCGTTCTGAGGATTGTCCCCACATTTTCATTTGGGGAAAAGGTGCGTCAGAATCTAATACGAGTTTAGGCTATGGGTGAAGCTTATGTGGACGTAGAGTGGCTCACTAACTGTTAGCCTGGACCTACGATGTCTGAAGTCCCAACCCAAGCCTGAGCCTTTGACAACTCTGCGGATTTGATATGGAACATCTTAACTCAATCCATGATTTTATACTGTTTTTGTTCCTCATTTCTGGTGTTTTTTGACAAGACATTCATGGCCTGAAGTTGTTTTTGTGGTGCGTTCTTTGTCAGGGAATAGCAAAGCGATTAGTGAGTGCTGCCCTTCAGGAGGCTGCAAGGAAGAGGGAGATGAGATATGATGACATTATGAGGATAGAGAAGGGAATCAGAAGGCATTTCCATGATGATATCACTGTGATTGTGATTTATATTGATCACATCCAAGGCTCTTCTAGCAGTAGATTC is drawn from Macadamia integrifolia cultivar HAES 741 chromosome 7, SCU_Mint_v3, whole genome shotgun sequence and contains these coding sequences:
- the LOC122085015 gene encoding probable protein phosphatase 2C 63, encoding MLRSCYRPLERCFGRRGGDGLLWHMDLKPHASGDYSIAVVQANSSLEDQSQVFTSPFATYVGVYDGHGGPEASRFINGHLFPHLQKFATEQGGLSADVIKKAFDATEEEFLHLVKRSWPARPQIASVGSCCLVGAISNDVLYVANLGDSRAVLGRRASEGRKIPVVAERLSTDHNVAVEEVRKEVEALHPDDSHIVVNSRGVWRIKGIIQVSRSIGDIYLKKPEFNRDPLFQQFGFPVPLKRPVMTAEPSIQIRKLKPHDLFLIFASDGLWEQLSDEAAVEIVFNNPRAGIAKRLVSAALQEAARKREMRYDDIMRIEKGIRRHFHDDITVIVIYIDHIQGSSSSRFKYSAVDGTTAPVDIFSLNTDDAEEDRIHTLS